The sequence GCAAAAGAAGAAGGCAATCAGGTTGCCAGCAAACCTTTCAAATAAATATGGGTGGAAGTGGTTGGTTTTGGTTCAACAAAAGAGATGGAATAACCGTCCAGAACGTACCAAGCAACAGGAAGATCCACCATAACCAGTACTGACCATTGAAGTAGCCAGTGAAGTAGTCAGAGAACtggaaaagaaaatgtcattatatttatggATACCATGTCAAGTTCTGGGTAACTGGGTCACATACCCTGACAATGAGAATCCACTTAATGAGTGAGAGGCCAAAGCCACAGATGGCGCCATAGCGTCCTGCAATCGTGTTGGTCAAACAGAAGGACAGACAGAAGCCGATCCAGTTGAACAGGAaggccactagagggagacaaAATTAAAAGGTTGAGGTGTGTTGAGCACAAACCTGAAAACCATAATCCATAAATTTGACTTCAGCTTAGACATGAAGAGCATGTATTATCTTTGCCAATACAAATAAAACCACCTTAACCATTTAAAGAGCTTTTAAAAAGGCTTATGAGGAGCTTTAATCGTGGTGTCTATTTTAGTTTACAATTGTAATGAGACACCAAGGTGTTTCATGTTTTCTGCTTTGATATGACTATGGTTAAAAATCTAGAAAGAAATTTGGAATGAAATTCTActgtactaataaactaacaGAGGGTggtggaactgcacaaatggaaatcaacatggcCTTGTGCTGCTATTAATATGGGGACATGGCAAAAACACTTTTGTAGCATTTAATATCCAGGTATTGTAATTGTCGTTACATCCCCTAGATGTGAGTCATGGTTCTTTGATAGGCTGAAACTGTTGATGATTATTGTTCATATTCTGTCCGTGCTTTACATTTTACCATGTAATGTGTTCACAGCAGCTTTTGCTAATGGAGAACCGCacgaatgctatttttagaccgcaAGGCCACGTGACTTCAGCAGCTTCAGGCGGAAGAATGTCAAAAAGAAGCTCGCTCATTGACGAGCCATGCAAATAACTGCTTGTTTTGTTCTCGTTTATCTCCGGAAAAACAAAATGCCGAGTAAACACAGCTGTTATGGAATTTGCAGAACCACTCCAGACACTACAAACGTCCACATATGAATGATGTATTCTTTGTTTCCCGAAGCCAaaaattcagtcataaatgTGAACGGGGATCAACTTGTGCGGATGTCCAAAAGTGCAGTTTCACGCCGGCGAAGTGAAGCCTTTCACCTTTATATGTCGTAATCATTTTGCTGGAGGGCACGCATGCCTGCTTCTAGATTATAATCCTGTACTTGCCAGCCACCGCCGTTTTGAAGAGGTAAGTGACtgtctttatttgtatttatttttttgtttgacgtTTGGCACTACCATGACTGCCGGAGAACAATAACAAATGACAAGGAACAATGCTAAAATGGTGTTGCCACTGTTATACGGACCTGATTTGCTTGcagcctgttttttgtttttttttgttttttttgcctttcatgcagctgtgacatgtatgaaaatttataagCTGGAAGGATATAATAATTGAAAGAATTAAGGTATAGCGAGTGTTGTTGGTTGTGCCCAAGAGACacaggtacacacacacacacactacacacatacacaaacacaaaaaaagcaatacAAATTTATTCCCAACAACTATCAAAGACAACCAGATATGACAGACAGGGCATATAGTGGTAAAGGTAGGATTGCTTGTTGAAACTGGAGAAGGTCAGTGTCAGTTGCGTAGGATGATGTTTTTGagggtgacaaaaaaacaaaaaaactacctgTAGTTAAGGTTGACTCTTTTCCTCGTCTTTTCCAGCCCTCGACACGCAAGTCATCTCTTCAAATGAACATTTGTATGTTCTTTCACGTCTATACCAATACATTTGGCACCAGGAACATCATTCTCGGACAGAATTAGTAGATTTAGCGCAATAGACGTCTCGCTAGTAGACTGTTTACATTCGTCTAGCATGACTAGCCCGCCGAGTTTGACCCTCCTCGCTAGGCTCATGAACATTAAGTGTGGTGACGTATATCGTGCGGTTGCCCATTGTGATAAGCACAGATTTTGGTCTATGTCACCTACAACATTCGgcagatagaaacactttttttttttttcgtgttgaACTAATATGGACTTGCTTGTGTTGTATAGATGAAACTTTGTTCAAGTcagttttgttgtattttgtttgtttctacgATTTTGGTCATGCAATTATGTAGGCCTGCAGTTCCGTGCAGCATTCATTCATTAGCAGTCACGTTACACCTCCGTGAAGTGTGTCCAGGGacaccttattctttacttcgTTCTGTATTGGTTTATAAAACGGATCACTCAGAGAGAATTATCATTTGTATTGGAATGCTTACGTTAAAACCCAGCTCCAGTGTTTGACTTACTGAAAAAAGCCAGCATGAAGATTCCATCATTCCCAACCCGCAGTTGGTCAGCATCGCTGAAATCATCTCTCGGAAGAAATTCATCCTCCTGATCCATAACACATGCACAGATAATTATGAAAAAACAGTAACAAATGTCAAGAAACATGTGGAAAGAAAACAAGCAATAAAATGGATTCGCACCCGTGAAGTCACCTCCATAGTGGAAGCTGCCATGGTGGCGGCTTTTGCTTTTTCCGCTTCATCATATGTGGGCAATGAAGTGGCCACGCTGTAAGGTGGTGGCACTGGGAAATCACTTTGGAAACTGGTTTCTGTGGAAATATTTTGAGAAGAGATCATTCATTTACAGAGGCCATATTCGGGTGacacaaacacagaaaacaTCACTAAATCTAAAAGGGATTTCAACAGCAAAACACAATCGCTAAATACAAACCGGGCACAGCTGCAGTTGCACCCAGGTCAATACAAGCATAAGGGGGAGGAGGTGCATCAGCACCCCCAGCCTCGGCCGGTGGAGGGTCCGGTACCACACTGTTCTGTGTCTGGCTTCGATCCTGTGACGTTCCAGGCTGGGGTGTGGCACAAGGCTGCTGCTCACTGCCGGAGGCCTCAGAGGAGTCATCCTCATTATGCAGCTGAAAGAGAAGACGACACCCTGAGAACACCATTTGAGCCTGGCATAATCTTAAACCTGATTTATGCTACTGCGTTTGCTCTTGCGTTaatgaccggcgtagatcacataatctacgcgagccatgaatctTAAGCGCCGCGTAGCTCGTGGCCGGGTGCAGCGCACA is a genomic window of Festucalex cinctus isolate MCC-2025b chromosome 2, RoL_Fcin_1.0, whole genome shotgun sequence containing:
- the ndfip2 gene encoding NEDD4 family-interacting protein 2 isoform X1, encoding MDPTSRYQVLHNEDDSSEASGSEQQPCATPQPGTSQDRSQTQNSVVPDPPPAEAGGADAPPPPYACIDLGATAAVPETSFQSDFPVPPPYSVATSLPTYDEAEKAKAATMAASTMEVTSREDEFLPRDDFSDADQLRVGNDGIFMLAFFMAFLFNWIGFCLSFCLTNTIAGRYGAICGFGLSLIKWILIVRFSDYFTGYFNGQYWLWWIFLLLGLLLFFRGFVNYLKVRNMTENMASSHRTRLFFLY
- the ndfip2 gene encoding NEDD4 family-interacting protein 2 isoform X2; amino-acid sequence: MDPTSRYQVLHNEDDSSEASGSEQQPCATPQPGTSQDRSQTQNSVVPDPPPAEAGGADAPPPPYACIDLGATAAVPETSFQSDFPVPPPYSVATSLPTYDEAEKAKAATMAASTMEEDEFLPRDDFSDADQLRVGNDGIFMLAFFMAFLFNWIGFCLSFCLTNTIAGRYGAICGFGLSLIKWILIVRFSDYFTGYFNGQYWLWWIFLLLGLLLFFRGFVNYLKVRNMTENMASSHRTRLFFLY